Proteins encoded in a region of the Stieleria neptunia genome:
- a CDS encoding asparagine synthetase B family protein — MDALVGFTGPPSETLLRSMIATLMHRGKAPGEVFLQSNHASLARLQLSDDHAVGLRLDRRGLIDGDVTLLVCGFLTRDGTESPGGSVALSGLIAEYRARGVAALARLQGAAIVAIADETAGALHVARIGAGVRTVFYGRYTDPSAATSRWLVASEPKAITSAPAFQAAIRPAAIAQYLAFSFVPGSGTMLQDVFELPAGHAVTLSADGSSNLTNLFPFEDGEWDGRGDGDDHSHWVAESRRVIADAVARRLPVGEPVGIFLSGGLDSSIVAAEVARQHNHRVLTYAIHFGKHYPNELQFARSVADRLGTEHHEVMVNPRQFAPRLRQMIWHLDDPIGDPITQPNFELARRVSQDVRYVFNGEGGDPLFGGPKNLPMMMQHWYGVPREPGFREKAYLASYRRAYEEWSRVLHPRIRDQIDPERDLESILAPFFQQTSVRSFLNKLMAINIRLKGAHLILPKVERMLAASGLTPLAPLFDEELIRLSFQMPPRMKLRSGDEKWVLKRAYEDDLPREVIERPKSGMRVPVHFWFRGEMRRLAKKTLASRHVREAELFDPDRIRQLLRYDIEEGAGRYGMRLWMLMTFELWRRVVVDRDRTGVSGGR; from the coding sequence ATGGATGCATTGGTCGGATTCACGGGGCCGCCGTCGGAGACGCTGTTGCGATCGATGATCGCGACGCTGATGCACCGTGGGAAAGCACCCGGCGAGGTGTTCCTGCAATCAAACCATGCGTCGTTGGCAAGATTGCAACTGAGTGACGACCACGCCGTCGGTCTGCGACTGGACCGCCGCGGGTTGATCGATGGCGACGTGACGTTGCTGGTTTGTGGGTTCCTGACCCGAGACGGAACGGAGTCGCCCGGGGGATCGGTCGCGCTGTCCGGCTTGATCGCGGAGTATCGGGCACGCGGGGTTGCCGCGCTGGCGCGTCTGCAGGGAGCGGCGATCGTGGCGATTGCTGACGAGACCGCCGGCGCGCTGCACGTGGCGAGAATCGGCGCCGGGGTGCGGACGGTTTTTTACGGGCGGTACACCGACCCGTCGGCCGCAACGTCGCGCTGGTTGGTCGCATCGGAGCCCAAGGCGATCACATCCGCACCGGCGTTTCAGGCAGCGATTCGTCCGGCGGCGATCGCACAATACTTGGCGTTCAGTTTTGTACCCGGTAGCGGGACGATGTTGCAGGATGTCTTCGAATTGCCGGCCGGTCACGCAGTGACGCTCTCCGCTGATGGTTCCAGCAACCTGACGAATCTGTTTCCGTTTGAGGACGGTGAATGGGACGGCCGGGGTGACGGGGATGACCATTCGCACTGGGTGGCTGAGTCACGGCGGGTGATCGCCGATGCCGTCGCGCGACGGTTGCCTGTGGGCGAGCCCGTCGGGATCTTCTTGTCCGGCGGTTTGGATTCCAGCATCGTCGCCGCCGAGGTCGCCCGTCAGCACAACCATCGGGTGCTGACCTATGCGATTCACTTCGGCAAACACTATCCCAACGAGTTACAGTTCGCACGCAGCGTCGCAGACCGTCTGGGCACCGAGCACCATGAAGTCATGGTCAATCCCAGGCAGTTTGCGCCGCGGCTGCGTCAGATGATCTGGCATCTGGACGACCCGATCGGTGATCCGATCACGCAGCCGAATTTTGAACTCGCCCGACGCGTCAGCCAAGATGTGCGGTATGTGTTCAACGGCGAAGGGGGCGACCCGCTGTTCGGCGGTCCCAAAAATTTGCCGATGATGATGCAGCACTGGTACGGCGTCCCACGCGAACCCGGGTTCCGTGAAAAGGCGTACCTGGCGTCCTATCGACGGGCTTACGAAGAATGGTCCCGCGTGCTGCACCCGCGGATTCGAGACCAGATTGATCCCGAACGTGATTTGGAATCGATTTTGGCGCCGTTCTTTCAACAGACCTCGGTCCGTTCGTTCTTGAACAAACTGATGGCCATCAATATTCGTCTCAAGGGGGCCCATTTGATTCTTCCCAAAGTCGAACGGATGTTGGCCGCGTCGGGACTGACCCCGCTGGCGCCGTTGTTCGACGAGGAATTGATTCGGTTGAGTTTTCAGATGCCTCCGCGCATGAAGCTCCGCAGCGGTGACGAAAAATGGGTGCTCAAGCGTGCCTACGAAGACGACTTGCCACGTGAAGTGATCGAGCGGCCCAAGAGCGGGATGCGGGTCCCGGTCCATTTTTGGTTCCGCGGTGAAATGCGGCGGTTGGCCAAAAAAACGCTGGCGTCGCGACACGTCCGCGAGGCCGAGTTGTTTGATCCCGATCGAATCCGACAACTGTTGCGTTACGACATCGAAGAAGGCGCCGGACGCTACGGCATGCGGTTGTGGATGCTGATGACGTTCGAGCTTTGGCGCCGCGTCGTGGTCGATCGCGACAGGACGGGGGTGAGTGGCGGTCGGTAG
- a CDS encoding toprim domain-containing protein, translating into MKCPKCPHNQPVKSGMKCASCGYRFSFNPQDVQSQGLTDGRFLAAVRAASQNDTAFFTRNQLYGTYCRRQKVSKVPGILVGTLFFIFGAVAIASNNIPAGALTWFISAIIFLATLLSRPSILPRDRFMRLIERWMNDGKPLDKLIVSPSLRSPPPQSPESDLYDYGIQRLLIVQRDELVDLFVLNNLHAEQSMLVLSINGYPNYLLGHAKRVLEEQPDLPVHLLHDADALGQTMQSQLPKLGLPLQGRKIIDLGFSPDDFNRLKRAKQIDPTNRKRTLPADVLALPFLSTGLAACFASEMTMSALLEEHAREQAVASSNSSFG; encoded by the coding sequence ATGAAATGTCCAAAGTGCCCGCACAACCAACCGGTCAAATCGGGGATGAAGTGCGCTTCCTGCGGTTATCGATTCAGCTTCAATCCCCAGGATGTGCAATCCCAGGGATTGACGGACGGACGTTTTCTCGCCGCGGTTCGCGCGGCCAGCCAGAATGACACGGCGTTCTTCACCCGCAACCAGCTCTATGGGACCTATTGTCGGCGGCAAAAGGTGTCAAAGGTACCGGGCATCCTGGTGGGAACGTTGTTCTTTATTTTCGGAGCGGTCGCGATTGCTTCCAATAACATCCCCGCCGGTGCGTTGACATGGTTCATCTCGGCGATCATCTTTTTGGCGACGCTGCTGAGCCGTCCGTCGATTTTACCGCGAGACCGCTTCATGCGATTGATCGAGCGATGGATGAACGACGGCAAACCACTCGACAAGTTGATCGTGTCACCGTCGCTGCGGTCGCCGCCGCCGCAGTCGCCCGAGTCGGATTTGTACGACTATGGGATTCAGCGATTGTTGATCGTGCAGCGCGACGAACTCGTGGATCTGTTTGTTCTCAACAATCTCCACGCCGAACAGTCGATGCTGGTGTTGTCCATCAACGGCTATCCCAATTACCTGCTCGGACATGCCAAACGCGTGTTGGAAGAGCAGCCTGATTTGCCGGTGCATCTGCTTCACGATGCGGACGCCCTGGGACAGACCATGCAATCGCAGCTTCCAAAGCTTGGTTTGCCGCTGCAGGGGCGCAAGATCATCGACTTGGGATTTTCCCCCGACGATTTCAACCGTCTCAAACGGGCCAAGCAGATTGATCCCACGAATCGCAAGCGTACTCTGCCTGCCGACGTGTTGGCGCTGCCGTTCCTGTCCACCGGATTGGCCGCCTGTTTTGCGAGCGAAATGACGATGAGTGCGTTGCTGGAAGAACACGCTCGGGAACAGGCGGTCGCATCCTCCAATTCCAGTTTTGGGTAG
- a CDS encoding RedB has protein sequence MNSRPILLMTFVALFSMSAIGFIQLTDYSSRPGRAGQAPRQLTDLALLEASWTGDVPGIPLGEMPTLLVFYHPKCPCTAATVRVLERLQPRFKPTLRIIAVAYCPPDQDDAWIESRTTTALSNLTGTQTVIDRGGKLSEQFGALVSGHLLLYGADGRLTFSGGITPYRGHEGDSPSSLDLLRRINAPPDDCGQWAVFGCSIASDSETQR, from the coding sequence ATGAATTCACGGCCGATTCTACTGATGACGTTTGTCGCATTGTTTTCGATGTCGGCGATCGGCTTCATTCAGTTGACGGACTACTCCAGTCGTCCCGGCCGGGCAGGACAGGCACCGCGTCAACTGACCGACCTGGCACTCTTGGAGGCGTCCTGGACGGGCGACGTGCCCGGCATCCCTTTGGGCGAGATGCCGACGCTGCTGGTTTTTTACCACCCCAAATGCCCCTGCACGGCGGCCACGGTGCGGGTTCTGGAACGACTGCAGCCGCGTTTCAAACCGACGCTGCGGATCATCGCGGTTGCGTATTGCCCGCCGGACCAGGACGACGCTTGGATCGAGTCTCGAACCACGACGGCACTTTCCAATCTGACCGGGACGCAGACCGTGATCGACAGGGGCGGCAAGCTGAGTGAACAATTCGGTGCCCTCGTCTCCGGACACCTGCTGCTCTACGGCGCCGACGGCCGGCTGACCTTCAGCGGCGGAATCACCCCCTACCGTGGGCACGAAGGCGATAGCCCCTCGTCGTTGGACTTGCTGCGTCGAATCAATGCCCCCCCAGACGACTGCGGACAATGGGCCGTCTTCGGATGCTCGATCGCCTCCGATTCGGAGACGCAACGGTGA
- a CDS encoding protein kinase domain-containing protein: MKAPSTPCRFDQLDAFLAGELSAAQVEQLEQHLDACPHCDEELTRRTADESFWDDAQTFLSAADDLPSDHDTDDRPLPTTSDPHTLNRPGQSLHLGQLSFLDPTDDPRMLGRFGGYEISGIIGQGGMGVVMKGWDVSLDRFVAIKVLSPAYAGHSAARQRFAREAQAAAAILHDNVIAIYGVDHWKDMPYLVMPYIKGESLQQRIDRAAPLALENVLEISLQIARGLAAAHDQGLVHRDIKPANILMPASVSRVIITDFGLARTADDASLTRSGVLAGTPQYMSPEQAQGEAIDGRTDLFSLGSVIYAMACGRPPFRAETPYGVLRKITDQPHRPLSQLRDDLPTWLESIVDRLLQKDPAKRFDDAHQLAAHLEECLAHVRQPTTTLLPKLQPSSKRRPSVLPLAVVMVALALVALVVVALVMVGDGWAMKRFETNDSGTPPPQVTDPDPPPSDLLPPQVGWEFDATALDQLETELHLLLQETADDPFADPSPTLEPSNETL, translated from the coding sequence ATGAAAGCACCAAGCACTCCGTGCCGCTTCGATCAACTTGACGCGTTCTTGGCCGGTGAACTCTCCGCCGCGCAAGTGGAACAACTCGAACAGCATCTCGATGCGTGCCCACACTGTGACGAGGAACTGACGCGGCGGACCGCTGACGAATCGTTCTGGGACGATGCCCAAACCTTTCTGAGCGCGGCCGACGATCTGCCATCGGATCACGACACCGATGATCGCCCGCTGCCCACGACATCGGATCCGCACACGTTGAACAGGCCGGGCCAATCCCTCCACCTCGGACAACTGAGCTTTTTGGATCCCACCGACGACCCACGCATGTTGGGGCGTTTCGGCGGCTACGAGATCTCGGGCATCATCGGCCAAGGCGGCATGGGCGTGGTGATGAAGGGCTGGGATGTCTCGTTGGATCGTTTCGTCGCGATCAAGGTTCTGAGCCCCGCCTACGCCGGCCACTCCGCGGCGCGGCAACGCTTTGCCCGGGAAGCACAAGCCGCCGCGGCGATTCTTCACGACAATGTGATCGCCATCTACGGCGTCGACCATTGGAAGGACATGCCCTACCTGGTCATGCCCTACATCAAGGGCGAATCGTTGCAGCAACGCATCGACCGTGCCGCGCCGCTTGCGCTGGAAAACGTTCTCGAGATTTCGCTACAGATCGCGCGAGGGCTGGCTGCGGCACACGACCAGGGCCTGGTTCACCGCGACATCAAACCGGCCAACATCTTGATGCCCGCCAGCGTTTCGCGAGTGATCATCACCGACTTTGGTTTGGCACGCACCGCCGACGATGCCAGCCTGACCCGCAGCGGCGTGCTGGCCGGGACGCCCCAATACATGTCGCCCGAACAGGCCCAGGGTGAAGCCATCGACGGTCGCACCGACCTATTCAGTCTCGGCAGCGTCATCTACGCCATGGCCTGCGGCCGCCCGCCGTTCCGCGCCGAAACACCCTACGGCGTGCTCCGCAAAATCACCGACCAGCCGCATCGCCCGCTTTCCCAGCTTCGCGACGATCTTCCCACCTGGTTGGAATCCATCGTCGATCGACTGCTGCAAAAAGATCCCGCCAAGCGATTTGATGACGCCCATCAGTTGGCCGCACATCTCGAAGAATGCCTCGCGCACGTCCGTCAACCGACGACGACGCTGTTGCCAAAGCTGCAGCCTTCGTCCAAACGCCGGCCAAGCGTGTTGCCGCTCGCCGTGGTGATGGTCGCCCTTGCCCTGGTTGCCCTGGTCGTGGTGGCTCTGGTCATGGTCGGGGACGGTTGGGCGATGAAGCGATTCGAGACCAACGATTCCGGAACACCGCCACCCCAAGTCACCGATCCCGATCCACCACCGTCGGATTTGCTGCCGCCACAGGTCGGCTGGGAGTTCGATGCAACAGCGTTGGATCAATTGGAAACCGAACTCCATCTTCTTCTGCAAGAAACGGCCGACGATCCGTTCGCCGATCCCTCACCAACCTTGGAGCCGTCCAATGAGACGCTTTAA
- a CDS encoding RNA polymerase sigma factor, translating to MSVPETRPSLLMRIRDPRDRQAWHEFSDLYRPVVCRMARHRGMQPADADDLAQQVLLAISRAIEGFDPDNGQAKFRTWLKTIARRAIINALTRGAPDRAIGGSDVIDFLHQQPAADDQTSTLMMQYRREIFLVAASQIREEFHGETWQAFWCSVVLGQDVQRVAETLNRSRGSVYTARSRVMKRLKDKVQELDLRQEHDES from the coding sequence ATGTCTGTTCCCGAAACACGACCGAGCCTGCTGATGCGAATCCGCGATCCCCGTGATCGCCAGGCGTGGCACGAGTTTTCGGACCTGTATCGTCCCGTCGTCTGCCGAATGGCACGCCATCGGGGCATGCAACCGGCCGACGCGGACGATTTGGCTCAGCAAGTTTTGCTGGCAATTTCGCGAGCGATCGAAGGATTTGACCCCGACAACGGGCAAGCAAAATTTCGAACCTGGCTGAAAACGATCGCTCGACGCGCGATCATCAATGCCCTCACCCGCGGCGCGCCCGATCGGGCGATCGGAGGCAGCGACGTCATCGATTTCCTGCATCAACAGCCCGCCGCCGATGATCAAACGTCAACCTTGATGATGCAGTACCGGCGAGAAATCTTTCTCGTCGCCGCCTCACAAATCCGTGAGGAGTTCCATGGCGAGACCTGGCAAGCGTTTTGGTGCAGCGTGGTGCTCGGACAAGATGTTCAACGGGTTGCCGAGACGTTGAATCGCTCCCGCGGAAGTGTCTACACCGCCCGCAGCCGTGTCATGAAACGCCTGAAGGACAAAGTCCAGGAACTCGATCTGCGGCAGGAGCACGACGAATCATGA
- a CDS encoding tetratricopeptide repeat protein, producing the protein MRRFNLPTVASALLGILLMQVSVSKQARAELLPADKLASCQLHVIGIYSPESSADDRVFVDVQPTGKPVVLVLSGYYGAQWNLNIAPEADVRQIIIAGYFEHSVRGVPDRVPTEMITYYPNADKTRKDFFWAYSWHTKNGRDLKSRLKELTGLEVTTFQGEYAAKRFVVDGINGDVAQFLTAEPPPSAPARNTNSLEKKLRETGSAAKLKLQELASQFGQGHPTVKQLEENIELINNQLKRLGAAPLGPAAKQPSTAKPSTAKTPPETDPNKVIEALVRQSFQLQMELQLARVEKAEADLQRVKLQLQQRLDSAEEIIAARVQELIHSDVAKPETKEQVPASVLVDEGWKAWRTHDTRKALTSFLSAVDLEPENQSARNGLGWTYVHLGEYEKAITEFKKIDPDTPVHGAALNGIGQSLLALGKLDEAIQVLLDTTEQTIAKVGEVRAAKMGLAAWHGLVRTYLQQQNYEQAKQWSRRYLKHNPNDKGMKDMLEQAESASDVED; encoded by the coding sequence ATGAGACGCTTTAATTTGCCAACCGTCGCGTCTGCCCTGCTGGGTATCCTGCTGATGCAAGTCAGCGTTTCGAAACAAGCCCGCGCCGAACTGTTGCCCGCGGACAAACTCGCCTCCTGCCAGTTGCACGTCATCGGGATCTATTCGCCTGAGAGCAGTGCCGATGACCGCGTGTTCGTCGACGTGCAACCCACCGGCAAACCCGTCGTGTTGGTGCTCTCGGGCTACTACGGCGCCCAGTGGAATTTGAACATTGCCCCCGAAGCCGACGTCCGCCAAATCATCATTGCGGGTTACTTTGAACACTCCGTCCGCGGCGTACCGGATCGCGTTCCGACAGAAATGATCACGTACTATCCAAACGCGGACAAAACTCGCAAAGATTTCTTCTGGGCCTATTCATGGCATACCAAGAATGGTCGCGACCTCAAATCACGTCTCAAAGAGCTCACCGGACTGGAGGTCACGACCTTTCAGGGCGAGTATGCCGCAAAGCGGTTTGTCGTGGACGGAATAAACGGTGACGTCGCACAGTTTCTAACCGCTGAACCGCCGCCATCCGCGCCGGCGCGGAATACCAATTCTCTTGAAAAGAAACTGCGAGAAACCGGATCGGCCGCAAAGCTCAAATTGCAAGAACTGGCCAGTCAATTCGGTCAGGGTCACCCCACGGTCAAGCAACTCGAAGAGAACATTGAACTGATCAACAACCAACTCAAACGATTGGGCGCCGCCCCGCTCGGACCTGCCGCCAAACAACCGTCGACTGCCAAACCGTCGACTGCCAAAACCCCGCCGGAAACCGACCCGAACAAAGTGATCGAAGCGTTGGTGCGACAGTCATTCCAGTTGCAGATGGAACTGCAATTGGCACGCGTGGAAAAAGCCGAAGCCGACCTGCAACGCGTCAAACTGCAATTGCAGCAACGGCTTGATTCGGCCGAAGAAATCATCGCCGCCCGCGTGCAGGAATTGATCCACAGCGATGTGGCCAAACCCGAGACGAAGGAACAGGTACCGGCATCCGTGCTCGTCGACGAAGGTTGGAAGGCCTGGCGAACCCACGATACTCGCAAGGCTCTGACCAGCTTTCTCTCGGCGGTCGATCTCGAACCGGAGAACCAATCGGCACGAAACGGCTTGGGCTGGACCTACGTGCATCTGGGGGAATACGAAAAAGCGATCACGGAATTCAAAAAGATCGATCCAGACACGCCGGTTCACGGCGCGGCGCTCAACGGGATCGGCCAAAGTCTACTCGCGCTGGGCAAATTAGATGAAGCCATCCAGGTGTTGCTCGACACGACCGAGCAGACGATCGCCAAGGTTGGCGAAGTTCGCGCCGCCAAGATGGGATTGGCCGCCTGGCACGGTCTGGTCCGCACGTACCTGCAACAGCAAAACTACGAGCAAGCCAAGCAGTGGAGCCGGAGATACCTCAAGCACAATCCCAATGACAAAGGCATGAAGGACATGCTGGAACAAGCCGAATCGGCCAGCGACGTCGAGGATTAG
- a CDS encoding ATP-binding protein, which produces MSETRRTTESTDTLFKARYQKECLRVNGFIQWLMVAQWLAGIAFAAFYSPLTWIGNHFELHVHVWASILIGGSLSGFAILWLRTYPTAAHSRHVVATTQMLWSALLIHLSGGRIETHFHVFASLAILSIYRDWTILITATAVIAVDHFVRGVFYPLSAFGIVTESPYRWIEHALWVLFEVAFLAPGCRRLRKEIRELCARQTEIEEAKRSVDLKVEERTKDLVKANLLLAIKTAEAEKLALVAKYTDNAVAITDGDANVEWVNEGYTRITGFESDEIIGAPESGFRSGEQTCPQTLSSMRRAIEDKQAFNTEIISYRKNGTPFWLAIELRPIPGTDGTAQRFISIQSDITDRVEAERQNKVLQQEIVDASRQAGMAEVATGVLHNVGNILNSVNVSASIIQKQFSNSALQNLEKATHLISEYESSFADFIQNDSRGQKLPKYLVVVSQSLRHEQASVDRELSDLTKNIEHIKEIIAVQQTMAKTSGLQQELHASDLIRDVLTANKESLNKHAIKVIEELAAPDPTMVSDKHRILQILINLVCNAKDSLLEAGVPDPTMLLRTWTEHDHVCFEVADNGVGIQADNLNKIFQHGFTTKIHGHGFGLHSSANAATEVGGRLSATSAGIGTGAQFVLRVPLDGRAACDKRDHHEERDDHPTKWIPSESGETT; this is translated from the coding sequence GTGAGCGAGACCCGGCGGACGACCGAAAGCACCGACACGCTGTTTAAAGCGCGTTACCAGAAGGAATGTTTACGCGTCAACGGATTCATTCAATGGTTGATGGTCGCCCAGTGGCTGGCCGGCATCGCGTTCGCCGCGTTCTATTCCCCGCTGACCTGGATCGGCAATCATTTCGAATTGCACGTGCACGTTTGGGCCTCCATCCTGATCGGCGGCTCGCTCTCGGGGTTCGCGATCTTGTGGCTGCGCACCTACCCCACCGCCGCCCACTCGCGACACGTCGTGGCGACGACTCAAATGCTTTGGTCGGCGTTGCTGATCCATCTGTCCGGCGGACGCATCGAAACCCATTTCCACGTGTTTGCTTCGCTGGCCATCCTGAGCATCTATCGCGACTGGACGATCTTGATCACCGCAACCGCCGTCATCGCGGTGGATCACTTTGTTCGTGGCGTTTTCTATCCACTTTCGGCCTTCGGGATCGTGACCGAAAGCCCCTACCGCTGGATCGAACACGCACTGTGGGTGCTGTTTGAAGTCGCGTTTTTGGCGCCCGGGTGCCGGCGACTGCGAAAGGAAATCCGCGAGCTTTGCGCGCGGCAGACGGAAATCGAGGAAGCCAAGCGGTCGGTCGATCTGAAGGTCGAAGAACGCACCAAGGATTTGGTCAAGGCAAACCTGCTGTTGGCCATCAAGACGGCTGAAGCGGAAAAACTGGCGTTGGTCGCCAAGTACACCGACAACGCCGTTGCGATCACCGACGGCGATGCCAACGTCGAATGGGTCAACGAAGGCTACACACGGATCACGGGCTTCGAATCCGATGAGATCATCGGTGCTCCGGAGTCGGGATTTCGGTCCGGCGAACAAACCTGCCCCCAGACATTGTCGTCCATGCGTCGTGCCATCGAGGACAAACAGGCATTCAACACAGAAATCATCAGCTACCGGAAAAACGGAACCCCCTTCTGGTTGGCGATCGAACTGCGTCCGATCCCCGGCACCGACGGCACCGCGCAGCGTTTCATCAGCATCCAGAGTGACATCACCGATCGCGTCGAAGCGGAACGGCAAAACAAAGTCCTGCAACAAGAAATCGTCGACGCCTCCCGCCAGGCCGGCATGGCCGAGGTCGCCACGGGGGTCCTTCACAACGTCGGCAACATCCTCAACAGCGTCAACGTTTCCGCGTCGATCATCCAAAAACAGTTCTCCAACAGCGCGCTGCAGAATCTGGAAAAGGCGACCCACCTGATCTCCGAGTACGAATCCTCGTTCGCGGATTTCATTCAAAACGATTCCCGTGGCCAAAAGCTTCCCAAATACCTGGTCGTCGTCTCTCAATCCCTGCGTCACGAGCAGGCATCCGTCGATCGAGAACTCAGCGACCTGACCAAAAACATTGAACACATCAAAGAAATCATCGCCGTGCAACAAACCATGGCAAAAACCTCCGGACTGCAACAAGAACTGCACGCCAGTGACCTGATTCGCGACGTTTTGACGGCCAACAAGGAATCATTGAACAAGCACGCGATCAAAGTCATCGAAGAACTCGCGGCCCCCGATCCGACGATGGTCTCGGACAAACATCGGATCCTGCAAATCCTGATCAACCTGGTGTGCAACGCCAAAGATTCCTTGCTGGAGGCGGGCGTCCCCGATCCGACCATGCTGCTGCGAACGTGGACCGAGCACGATCACGTCTGCTTTGAAGTGGCCGACAACGGCGTCGGAATCCAAGCCGACAACCTCAACAAGATCTTCCAGCACGGGTTCACGACGAAGATCCACGGCCACGGATTCGGTCTGCACAGCAGCGCCAACGCGGCAACCGAAGTCGGCGGACGGCTTTCGGCAACCAGTGCGGGGATCGGGACGGGCGCGCAATTTGTCCTGCGGGTCCCCCTCGACGGGCGAGCAGCTTGCGACAAACGCGATCATCACGAAGAACGTGATGATCATCCGACGAAATGGATTCCTTCCGAATCCGGAGAAACCACATGA
- a CDS encoding tetratricopeptide repeat protein, translating to MKTNTAVLAALLMLMAVCTTGCDNQPSGEAFHRGRELLIKGQFDAAESVLAEFETQHPGHALSSRTRFLRAKAKLGAGDLPQARQLFQQTIDRFPKSDEADKARYKLAFIELLDGNTQQAEQQFQDIVNQSRSIYIAEAHAVRAMLDRQRAE from the coding sequence ATGAAAACGAATACAGCTGTCCTCGCCGCGTTGCTGATGCTGATGGCGGTCTGCACGACCGGATGCGACAACCAACCCTCTGGCGAAGCCTTTCACCGCGGAAGAGAGTTGTTGATCAAGGGGCAATTCGACGCGGCCGAATCCGTGTTGGCGGAATTTGAAACACAGCATCCCGGTCATGCGCTCTCCAGTCGGACGCGGTTCCTGCGCGCCAAAGCCAAGCTGGGGGCGGGGGATCTTCCGCAAGCGCGGCAACTGTTTCAACAAACCATCGATCGGTTTCCCAAGTCGGACGAGGCCGACAAGGCACGCTACAAACTGGCGTTTATTGAGTTGCTCGATGGGAACACGCAGCAGGCGGAGCAACAATTTCAAGACATCGTGAACCAGTCGCGCAGCATCTACATCGCCGAAGCCCATGCGGTGCGAGCCATGCTCGATCGGCAACGGGCCGAGTGA
- a CDS encoding cupin domain-containing protein: MDHEPDAVSLFAAQTRPLCDLSDSSFPAVLYGWKDEGLTLQSDATHYGFVQRGRAVLKLGGHDFQLTPGMYFSAAGECRLEGSGSGFVASRIGYRGLFQLGGPIEATGRLRYIDGCSDTLLISPAVKGDPCLNLLHIPPHTRQTAHTHPTVRFGIIVGGQGVCRSPNQDLALQPGDIFSIRPEGIHSFNTTHDSLLVIAWHPDSDCGPTHGDHPMINRTVIDGVSAAQRQRNQDASCTPAESRS; this comes from the coding sequence ATGGATCACGAGCCGGATGCCGTTTCGCTGTTTGCCGCACAGACGCGGCCACTTTGTGATTTGTCGGATTCGTCGTTCCCGGCGGTGCTGTACGGCTGGAAGGATGAAGGGTTGACGCTGCAATCAGACGCGACGCATTACGGGTTTGTGCAACGCGGTCGTGCGGTGTTGAAATTGGGGGGACACGACTTTCAATTGACCCCCGGAATGTATTTCAGTGCGGCGGGGGAATGCCGGTTGGAGGGATCTGGCAGCGGGTTCGTCGCCTCGCGAATCGGTTATCGCGGGCTGTTTCAACTGGGCGGCCCGATCGAAGCGACGGGCCGCTTGCGATACATCGACGGCTGCAGCGATACCTTGTTGATCAGTCCGGCCGTCAAGGGCGACCCCTGTTTGAATCTGTTGCACATTCCACCACACACGCGTCAGACCGCCCACACCCACCCGACGGTTCGTTTCGGAATCATCGTGGGCGGCCAAGGTGTCTGTCGGTCGCCGAATCAAGACTTGGCACTCCAACCCGGCGACATTTTTTCGATTCGCCCCGAGGGCATTCACAGCTTCAACACCACGCATGATTCGTTGCTCGTCATCGCTTGGCATCCGGACAGCGATTGCGGTCCGACCCATGGTGATCATCCGATGATCAACCGCACCGTGATCGATGGTGTTTCGGCGGCCCAGCGGCAGCGGAATCAAGACGCATCCTGCACACCGGCGGAATCACGATCATGA